A stretch of DNA from Anopheles ziemanni chromosome 3, idAnoZiCoDA_A2_x.2, whole genome shotgun sequence:
ttcaatACTACTTGTactatttttgttcttttaatcTTAACTTTATTCACTTGCTCGATGATCCATCATGTTGTCTGCTATACCATGCTTACTTAATAAATTAAACTCTGCAGTATAATTCACATCCTTACAAAACTTGTGCAGTTCTACGATTATATCGAGTTCGCAGAACACGCCAACAAACATTTGTTCCTCCTGCTTGCTTAGTGTAACATTTCACACGCCAATTTTGTGTGTTAGAAGACCTTATCTACCCAATCACAAACGAaggcattatttttaattcgtcTAGAACCTTGGAGATTGAAACATTGCGAGCGGATACGGGACCGAGCCCTGATCTACTGGATACGGCACGTACGCAGGAGAGCCAGAAGAAGATGGTGGTTGATCAAATCCTGCTGGAGATGCTTGAGCTGGAGGTGTGTACGGTCCCAGATTTAGAAGGTGAAATCCAGGCATGGGAGTAGAAATGTCCAAGTTCTGTCCTTTTGTCTTAATAATTAAATCGACCATCTTTTCCGCCTTAAGCTTCCTAGTGTGCATTAGCTTTCGAACGCCCATGAACTGTTCCAAAAATGGGTCGGTGGATAGTTCACCGTCCAAGAACTGTTTTACGAGTGCCTCCGATTCCTCCTCACTTTCAGCAGCGGCGGTCTGCAGTAGAGCCATCACTGTATCCGCATTGGAACTCGACGCCTTCGCATCTAAATGAAAAGAATAATTTTCATTACTGGCATGAACTGATCATAATGTTTGGAGGCACTTTAACTTACTGAGCTcagctattttcttttttacatccTCTCCAGCCTGTCGACCTTCTTCCCCCAGCTCCTCCACTCGCGATCGGAGTTCGATCATCTTTGGTTCAAACTCCAGATTAGCCTCCGCCAGTCTTCTATTTTCGTTGATAACCGCGTCTTTTGACGAATCAATAGTTTTAATCTGCAAATAATACGTGCGATTTCAATGGGGATGAGTCACAGAAGAGACTAGTAGAGAGTATTCCTAACACCTACCACTTCATTGACCCGTTCGTCAAGCATCTCTTCATCGGCCAATAAATTTCTCAGCTCGTCAGAGCTAAGGTTTTGAAGCGAATTGATCGCCTGCTG
This window harbors:
- the LOC131287863 gene encoding vacuolar protein sorting-associated protein 37B, whose product is MYQALLQQAINSLQNLSSDELRNLLADEEMLDERVNEVIKTIDSSKDAVINENRRLAEANLEFEPKMIELRSRVEELGEEGRQAGEDVKKKIAELNAKASSSNADTVMALLQTAAAESEEESEALVKQFLDGELSTDPFLEQFMGVRKLMHTRKLKAEKMVDLIIKTKGQNLDISTPMPGFHLLNLGPYTPPAQASPAGFDQPPSSSGSPAYVPYPVDQGSVPYPLAMFQSPRF